A single window of Gemmatimonadota bacterium DNA harbors:
- a CDS encoding outer membrane beta-barrel protein — MKKLLLLLALLAFSATSSFAQIKITDNLTVTGFFDMSSTYDTATKSNSLSFDQFEVDFIYNYGHGLSAQADINSLSGGSVDLEQAFVTYKAPNGVSITGGKFLSCSGWETAEPTGLYQYSYSATLVYGGYQNGAAVGFGNGMVGFFGSVVSSVWDGTDTSFDDLGFEAQVAFTPVEAFTAKVAYLWEDMGGFEQSLLNAWGMYATGPVTLAAEYNYLANWGESGNGGYGWILMGNMALSDKVGATVRYSGLDTDADGKFTEITFSPSYAITDNWGVLAELRRDIDSEVTRFAFESIFTF, encoded by the coding sequence ATGAAAAAACTGTTGCTGCTTCTCGCGCTGCTGGCTTTTTCCGCCACTTCGTCATTTGCTCAGATCAAAATTACAGATAACCTCACGGTTACGGGATTTTTCGATATGTCGTCAACGTATGATACGGCAACCAAATCCAATAGTCTGTCTTTTGATCAGTTTGAAGTTGACTTTATTTACAATTATGGACACGGGCTGTCAGCCCAGGCTGATATCAATAGCCTCAGTGGTGGCTCTGTTGATCTCGAGCAGGCTTTTGTGACTTACAAAGCGCCGAATGGCGTTAGCATTACGGGCGGTAAGTTTTTGAGTTGTTCGGGTTGGGAGACCGCGGAACCCACGGGTCTGTATCAATATTCTTATTCTGCGACGCTTGTCTATGGTGGTTATCAAAATGGCGCCGCTGTGGGTTTTGGCAATGGCATGGTCGGGTTCTTTGGTTCTGTTGTTTCCAGTGTGTGGGATGGGACCGATACCAGCTTTGACGATCTGGGTTTTGAAGCACAGGTTGCTTTTACACCTGTTGAAGCATTTACGGCGAAGGTCGCGTATCTCTGGGAAGATATGGGTGGTTTTGAGCAGTCGCTTCTCAATGCCTGGGGAATGTATGCCACGGGTCCTGTGACACTGGCTGCGGAATACAATTATCTGGCGAACTGGGGGGAAAGTGGCAATGGTGGCTATGGCTGGATTTTGATGGGCAATATGGCTTTGTCCGACAAGGTTGGTGCCACGGTGCGCTATAGCGGTCTGGATACAGATGCCGATGGAAAGTTTACGGAGATTACTTTTAGTCCCAGCTACGCGATTACCGATAACTGGGGTGTGTTGGCCGAATTGCGTCGCGATATTGATTCCGAAGTGACCAGGTTTGCTTTTGAATCTATTTTTACGTTTTAA